In Gammaproteobacteria bacterium, the following proteins share a genomic window:
- a CDS encoding HAD family hydrolase produces the protein MSVLALDFDGVLCDSARETGITGWRAAGTLWGDMADALPPARLLDAYCRVRPVIETGYEAIVMMRLLKDGEHPDELLERFSERLPETVARSGADAEGLKHRYAAVRDRWIQEDPEGWLSLSPLYPGTAETLRAMPQGTDYYIVTTKQERFVERLLAHHGVTFAAARIYGLDRRMKKEAVLRELMDGHSGRPIDFVEDRLATLKRLSTQPDLAPVRLHIACWGYNTEAECREAERLKIHRLRALSLAEIANSEYDIDQ, from the coding sequence GTGTCCGTGCTCGCATTGGATTTCGACGGTGTCCTCTGCGACAGCGCCCGGGAGACCGGCATCACCGGCTGGAGGGCGGCCGGAACCCTGTGGGGGGACATGGCGGACGCCCTTCCGCCAGCGCGGCTCCTGGACGCCTATTGCCGCGTCCGCCCGGTGATCGAGACGGGCTACGAGGCCATCGTGATGATGCGCCTACTCAAGGACGGGGAGCATCCGGACGAGCTGCTGGAGCGCTTCTCGGAGCGGCTTCCCGAGACCGTTGCTCGGTCCGGCGCGGACGCGGAGGGGTTGAAACACCGGTACGCGGCGGTTCGCGACCGGTGGATCCAGGAGGACCCGGAGGGCTGGCTGTCGCTCAGCCCGCTGTATCCCGGGACCGCCGAGACCTTGCGGGCGATGCCGCAAGGAACCGACTACTATATCGTCACGACTAAGCAGGAGAGGTTCGTCGAGCGGCTGCTCGCGCATCATGGCGTGACCTTCGCTGCCGCGCGAATCTACGGCCTGGACCGGCGGATGAAGAAGGAGGCGGTTCTGCGAGAGCTCATGGACGGTCATTCCGGCCGCCCGATCGATTTCGTCGAGGACCGTCTGGCCACCTTGAAACGACTGTCGACGCAACCGGACCTGGCGCCTGTGCGCCTGCACATCGCCTGCTGGGGTTATAACACCGAGGCCGAATGCCGTGAGGCGGAGCGCTTGAAAATTCATCGCCTGAGGGCACTTAGTCTCGCAGAGATCGCGAATTCGGAGTATGACATTGACCAGTGA
- the pdxS gene encoding pyridoxal 5'-phosphate synthase lyase subunit PdxS: MTLTSERLVLNAQLAQMLKGGVIMDVTTPGQAEIAQEAGAVAVMALERVPADIRKDGGVARMSDPGMIREIKAAVSIPVMAKVRIGHFVEAQLLQALKIDYIDESEVLTPADEECHIDKTRFSIPFVCGARNLGEACRRIAEGAAMIRTKGEAGTGNVVEAVRHMRTMNREIRMLRNMPREEVTGFSRDQGIPYEVALKVHEAGRLPVVNFAAGGIATPADAALMMQLGCDGVFVGSGIFKSGDPARRAAAIVQATTYADDPEKVLEVSTGLGEPMVGIEIPTIPEEERLAQRGW; this comes from the coding sequence ATGACATTGACCAGTGAACGACTTGTACTGAACGCGCAGTTGGCACAGATGCTCAAGGGCGGCGTCATCATGGACGTGACCACCCCCGGGCAGGCCGAGATCGCCCAGGAGGCAGGCGCCGTGGCCGTCATGGCCCTCGAGCGGGTACCGGCGGACATCCGCAAGGACGGGGGGGTGGCCCGCATGTCCGATCCGGGCATGATCCGCGAGATCAAGGCCGCCGTATCCATTCCGGTCATGGCCAAGGTGCGCATCGGTCACTTCGTCGAGGCCCAGCTCCTCCAGGCCCTGAAGATCGACTACATCGACGAGAGCGAGGTGCTCACCCCCGCCGACGAGGAGTGCCACATCGACAAGACCCGGTTTTCCATCCCCTTCGTATGCGGAGCCCGCAATCTCGGCGAGGCCTGCCGGCGCATCGCCGAAGGGGCGGCGATGATCCGCACCAAGGGCGAGGCGGGCACGGGCAACGTCGTGGAGGCGGTACGGCACATGCGCACCATGAATCGCGAGATCCGGATGCTCCGCAACATGCCGAGGGAAGAGGTCACGGGCTTTTCCCGGGATCAGGGGATCCCGTACGAGGTGGCCCTCAAGGTGCACGAGGCCGGGCGCCTGCCGGTGGTGAACTTCGCCGCCGGTGGCATAGCCACGCCTGCAGACGCGGCGCTGATGATGCAGCTCGGCTGCGACGGCGTGTTCGTCGGCTCGGGGATCTTCAAGTCCGGCGATCCCGCGCGGCGGGCCGCGGCCATCGTGCAGGCAACGACCTATGCGGACGATCCGGAGAAGGTTCTGGAGGTCTCCACCGGCCTCGGCGAGCCCATGGTGGGCATCGAGATTCCCACCATCCCCGAGGAAGAGCGCCTGGCCCAGCGGGGTTGGTGA
- the pdxT gene encoding pyridoxal 5'-phosphate synthase glutaminase subunit PdxT produces MPAIGVLDLQGGVVEHLEHLAALDVPARRVKRAADLDGIAGLIIPGGESTCLIRLLRRYGLDREIEQRFRAGLRLWGTCAGAILLAREVVGEAARLALMDIRVQRNAFGSQLDSFNLTVDIPALDEVSVPLTFIRAPKILSLGEGVSSLLKIDDFHAAAEDPGILVTVFHPELTANLAFHRYFAGKCGIPVRGGGREIRDTGWRADSWVSYAPIP; encoded by the coding sequence GTGCCCGCCATCGGCGTCCTCGATCTGCAGGGGGGAGTGGTCGAGCACCTGGAGCACCTGGCGGCGCTAGACGTGCCGGCTCGGCGGGTCAAGCGGGCGGCGGACCTCGATGGCATCGCCGGGTTGATCATTCCCGGCGGAGAGAGCACCTGCCTGATCCGCCTGCTGCGCCGCTATGGCCTCGATCGGGAGATCGAACAGCGCTTCCGCGCCGGACTCAGGCTCTGGGGCACCTGCGCCGGGGCCATACTACTAGCCCGGGAGGTCGTAGGCGAAGCGGCGCGCTTGGCGCTCATGGACATTCGGGTTCAGCGCAACGCCTTCGGCAGCCAGCTCGACAGCTTCAACCTCACGGTCGATATCCCGGCGCTCGACGAGGTCTCCGTCCCGCTCACCTTCATCCGGGCCCCGAAGATCCTGAGTCTGGGCGAGGGCGTATCGTCCCTGCTCAAGATCGACGACTTCCACGCCGCCGCCGAGGACCCGGGCATCCTGGTCACCGTCTTTCATCCCGAGCTCACCGCGAATCTCGCCTTTCACCGCTATTTCGCTGGTAAATGCGGAATCCCGGTCCGGGGGGGCGGTCGAGAGATACGCGATACAGGCTGGCGCGCCGATTCCTGGGTCAGCTACGCGCCTATTCCTTGA